TAGAAGTTCGTCCTGTTATTGTTTCAGAATTAGTAGAAGCTGCTAAAAACGGATCTCTAAAAGAAATTTTTGGTGCAGGAACTGCAGCAGTTATCAGTGTTATTAAAGGATTCTCTTATCAGGATGCTTATTATGAAATGGCTCCTATTGAGAATACTTACGGTGCTCTTTTAAAAGAAAAACTAACAAATCTTCAAAATAAACTTTCTGAAGATACTTTTGGATGGACTGTAAAAGTTCAATAATCAAAATTTACCTAATATATTGTTACACCTGACAGGTTTTTAAAACCTGTCAGGTGTTTTTTTATTATTAAAAATTGCATCACAAAATGATTCAGAACCTGGTTTTAAAGAATATTGCAAAACATATTTCGCTTGACGAAAATGAAATAACCTATTTTCTTTCAATACTAAAAGAAAAGAAATATCCTAAAAAAAGCATTATTTTAAAAGAAGGAGAAATTTGCAGAACCATAAATTTTGTTCAATCCGGAACTTTAAGAGCATTTTATAGAGATCCAGAAGGAAAAGAATCGACTATTATGTTTGCCATTTCTGACTGGTGGATTACTGATATGTCTTGTTTTATAAACCAACAACCTGCAATGCTGAATATCGAAACACTCGAAGAAAGCGTAATACTTCATTTGCAAAAAGAAGATTTGGATGATTTATATCTTAAGATTCCAAAATTCGAACGATTCTTCAGAATCATAATGCAAAACGCTTATATACGAGAACAATTGAGAGTTATTCAAAATCTTTCGCTTTCGGCAGAACAACGTTATCATATTTTTTTAGACAAATATCCACAGGTAGCAAAACAAGTTACGCAAAAACAAATCGCTTCTTATTTAGGAATTACTCCTGAGTTTTTAAGTATGATACGAGCCAACAAAAACAAATCGTCAATTTCTTAAACTACATTATTTTTTTAGTGTGATATCTTCACGTGCTTTGTAAAAAAAACAGAAGATATGCTTATACTTATTGCAGGTCCGTATCGTGGCGGAACAAATGACGATCCAAAATTAATTCAACAAAATTTAGACAAATTAGAAGCTGTTGCACTTCCATTATTCAGAATGGGACATTTACCCGTAATTGGCGAATGGTTGGCACTACCCCTACTTCATTTAGCAGGTTCAAAACAAATTGGCGACAGCGTTTGGGACGAAATACAATATCCTGTCGCACATCGGCTTCTTGAAAAATGTGATGCCGTCCTTCGACTGGAAGGCGAATCAAAAGGAGCTGACAATGATGTTCGAATTGCCAAAGAAAGAGGCTTGAAAATCTATTACAGTTTAGAAGATATTCCGGCTGCAGAATAACAAACAAAAATCCCTACTAAGTTTTAGAAACCTAATAGGGATTTTTTATTTAAAGCAATTTCGAAAAATCCGGTTTAAAATAATTCGGACCTTTCATTACTTTT
Above is a genomic segment from uncultured Flavobacterium sp. containing:
- a CDS encoding DUF4406 domain-containing protein; translation: MLILIAGPYRGGTNDDPKLIQQNLDKLEAVALPLFRMGHLPVIGEWLALPLLHLAGSKQIGDSVWDEIQYPVAHRLLEKCDAVLRLEGESKGADNDVRIAKERGLKIYYSLEDIPAAE
- a CDS encoding Crp/Fnr family transcriptional regulator encodes the protein MIQNLVLKNIAKHISLDENEITYFLSILKEKKYPKKSIILKEGEICRTINFVQSGTLRAFYRDPEGKESTIMFAISDWWITDMSCFINQQPAMLNIETLEESVILHLQKEDLDDLYLKIPKFERFFRIIMQNAYIREQLRVIQNLSLSAEQRYHIFLDKYPQVAKQVTQKQIASYLGITPEFLSMIRANKNKSSIS